From the Microcoleus sp. AS-A8 genome, one window contains:
- a CDS encoding peptidoglycan-binding protein produces the protein MHTSNFSPVSTRQAALKLPIVRQGSSGSAVRVLQQLLNFKGFKLEVNGQFDLATQAAVENFQQINALIVNGIVDAETWYNLSLGLLSVIPIESEFAPNETQSLNLC, from the coding sequence ATGCATACTTCTAATTTTTCGCCAGTTTCTACCAGGCAAGCGGCTTTAAAACTGCCTATTGTACGTCAAGGGAGTTCTGGTAGCGCTGTCAGAGTTTTACAGCAGTTGCTCAATTTTAAGGGCTTCAAGCTAGAGGTCAATGGGCAATTTGATCTGGCCACACAGGCAGCCGTCGAAAACTTCCAACAAATTAACGCTTTGATAGTAAACGGAATTGTTGATGCTGAGACTTGGTATAATCTGAGCCTTGGATTGTTGTCAGTAATACCTATTGAGTCTGAGTTTGCTCCCAATGAAACCCAATCTTTAAATCTCTGCTAA
- a CDS encoding alpha-L-arabinofuranosidase has product MRRRVMLKLAVSGGALAQVLNTSCHRRIFTKIMGENPGSSTPRLSSTNSITARVRVDWATAVAQTTPFTFGSNDYEITKPEAAADPVYQSRLVELGIGLIRIHFAGLSDRWTNSTTKTWDEAKIKAGYDASYPQRPTIIQNISGWPQWMAQTQDGLLDPSEYDNYAAFCAQLVEILNRRQQRKVVYWEPINEQDVRYEKAGKLDELWKIYNKTATAMKRQDPQIKVGGPVQTWDEPRRLAAFLKACEPNVDFISWHRYGSGDASASTDTLMSYTPNYRNQVQEFRKLAKQYIPDRNVPLLLGEYNINYDWRSGENRQHTHVGAVWFASVLKNLADAGIDMATSWHLKDGVYGLIDPENNLRPAATVFAWGIKYLTGTVMQADSNHSFVEAMPVLQKDGGRSLLLINKSAGLATLNVQATQMDAKPDKLLMLCLDATGVTTTSLDTATLEQKPLTLNPYSLVLLRFSADGSSVNQPQKR; this is encoded by the coding sequence ATGCGGCGTAGAGTCATGCTCAAGTTAGCCGTATCTGGCGGTGCGTTAGCTCAGGTTTTAAACACAAGTTGCCATCGTCGAATCTTTACCAAGATTATGGGAGAGAATCCAGGCTCATCCACCCCTAGGCTGTCTTCTACAAATTCTATTACCGCAAGAGTGAGGGTAGATTGGGCGACAGCAGTAGCTCAAACCACTCCCTTCACGTTTGGCTCCAACGACTACGAAATCACTAAACCAGAAGCGGCGGCTGACCCAGTCTATCAGAGTCGCCTAGTGGAACTAGGCATCGGTTTAATTCGGATTCACTTCGCGGGATTAAGCGATCGCTGGACTAACTCTACCACCAAAACCTGGGATGAGGCCAAGATAAAAGCGGGTTACGATGCCTCCTATCCCCAACGACCGACAATCATCCAGAACATTTCTGGTTGGCCCCAGTGGATGGCTCAGACCCAAGATGGTCTACTCGACCCTTCTGAGTACGATAACTATGCGGCTTTCTGTGCTCAATTGGTGGAAATTCTCAACCGACGCCAGCAGCGAAAAGTGGTTTATTGGGAGCCCATCAACGAACAAGATGTTCGTTACGAAAAAGCGGGTAAACTCGACGAGCTTTGGAAAATCTACAACAAGACGGCGACAGCGATGAAGCGTCAAGACCCCCAGATTAAAGTCGGGGGGCCAGTGCAGACTTGGGACGAACCCAGACGACTCGCGGCCTTTCTGAAGGCGTGCGAACCGAATGTAGACTTCATTTCCTGGCACCGTTACGGCAGTGGCGATGCCAGTGCATCCACTGACACGCTGATGTCCTACACACCAAACTATAGGAATCAGGTGCAGGAATTTCGCAAATTAGCGAAGCAGTACATCCCCGATCGCAACGTGCCACTACTGCTGGGAGAATATAACATTAACTACGATTGGCGATCGGGTGAAAATCGCCAACATACCCATGTTGGAGCCGTCTGGTTTGCGTCGGTACTCAAAAATCTGGCGGATGCCGGCATTGACATGGCGACCTCATGGCATCTTAAGGATGGAGTTTACGGTCTGATCGATCCTGAAAATAATCTACGACCTGCTGCAACCGTGTTTGCTTGGGGAATCAAATATCTAACTGGTACAGTGATGCAGGCAGACAGCAACCACTCCTTTGTGGAAGCAATGCCAGTTTTGCAGAAAGATGGGGGGCGCTCACTCTTGTTGATTAATAAGTCAGCTGGACTTGCCACACTCAACGTTCAGGCGACGCAGATGGATGCAAAACCGGACAAACTACTGATGTTGTGCCTGGATGCCACTGGCGTAACGACGACCTCCCTAGATACAGCCACGTTGGAGCAAAAACCGTTGACGTTGAATCCCTATTCCTTGGTCTTGCTGCGTTTTTCTGCCGATGGCAGTTCTGTCAATCAACCCCAGAAACGTTGA
- a CDS encoding acyltransferase gives MPPINHPVLKDLANLYFEAKRLFYRMRYPNVLLAKGVRIKGTLQVNGTVKVTIGPGSRLGKHVLIYGSGTVTIGSNVLLNGSWIGCERSITIGDECLISDCAIADSDYHNLEPHLRHCPPGPKVSAPIVIERNVWIGARATVMKGVNIGADSAVGLGCVVRKSVPPGVVVIGNPQQIVKQFDLKQPLHEDANLAH, from the coding sequence ATGCCGCCGATCAATCATCCAGTTCTGAAGGATTTAGCTAACCTCTATTTTGAAGCCAAGCGACTGTTCTATCGGATGCGATATCCTAATGTATTGCTCGCTAAAGGGGTGCGAATCAAAGGCACCTTGCAGGTTAATGGTACAGTTAAAGTGACCATCGGGCCTGGAAGTCGCCTGGGTAAACATGTCTTGATCTATGGTTCAGGCACAGTCACTATTGGTAGTAACGTATTACTGAATGGCTCTTGGATCGGCTGTGAGCGCTCCATTACGATTGGGGATGAGTGCCTAATTTCTGACTGCGCCATTGCCGATAGCGATTATCACAACCTAGAACCGCACCTACGTCACTGCCCTCCCGGACCCAAAGTTTCGGCCCCGATTGTGATTGAGCGCAATGTGTGGATTGGAGCCAGAGCGACAGTGATGAAAGGGGTAAACATTGGGGCAGATAGTGCTGTGGGTTTGGGATGCGTTGTCCGCAAGTCTGTTCCTCCCGGTGTTGTGGTTATCGGCAATCCCCAGCAAATTGTCAAGCAATTCGACTTAAAGCAGCCGTTACATGAGGATGCTAATCTTGCTCATTGA
- a CDS encoding thylakoid membrane photosystem I accumulation factor, which produces MIFNFRRFSSQLLTARHSGRHRVACGLLSLVAFLSCLWLIGTPSALAGLNDDKFDGNIFALYAGNGSLVPARVTLTESLRRERPSLLVFYLDDSSDCKQYAAVISQLQDPYGRAANFLPINIDSLPPKSKYQPTEPGYYYQGLVPQTVILDQKGKVVLNVTGQVPYEQVDDAFRKVFDLLPRSESVELKRRTFNEFNTELVEGER; this is translated from the coding sequence ATGATTTTTAACTTTAGACGGTTTTCCAGTCAACTTCTGACTGCTCGCCATTCAGGGAGGCATCGGGTCGCTTGCGGCTTGTTGAGCTTAGTGGCTTTTTTAAGTTGCTTGTGGCTCATCGGGACACCATCGGCTCTAGCCGGGTTGAATGATGACAAGTTTGACGGCAACATCTTCGCCCTCTATGCTGGAAATGGCTCTCTAGTCCCAGCACGCGTAACGTTGACAGAGTCTTTGAGGCGCGAGAGACCATCGCTGTTGGTGTTCTACTTAGATGACAGCAGTGATTGCAAGCAATATGCCGCCGTTATCTCACAGCTCCAAGATCCTTATGGACGAGCCGCCAATTTTCTGCCGATTAACATCGATAGTCTACCCCCGAAGTCTAAGTATCAACCAACAGAACCAGGCTACTACTACCAAGGCTTAGTGCCCCAGACGGTGATCCTGGACCAAAAGGGTAAGGTGGTTCTGAATGTGACGGGACAAGTGCCCTATGAGCAGGTAGACGATGCTTTCCGGAAAGTGTTTGATTTGCTGCCTCGTTCAGAATCCGTTGAGTTGAAGCGGCGAACTTTCAACGAATTCAATACTGAGCTAGTGGAAGGTGAACGTTAA
- a CDS encoding AAA family ATPase, whose translation MGKVAAIATRHWKSLFILNLLVLAATVGKLATSPKVWTATAQLILPQKSGNLDANLGTLGSLRNADPGFSSEVNPLKVQASILTSDALLERVLDSDPEKSKFSRLANYKRLFKASPQEQSTIVSLAVSGSTPELARQRTNTLLEVYQQRLNELRQADSASRKQFSQKELNQARERLSQAHIAVARFKQSTGLVNSEAQTQGIVSAINNLTTVQAQVLAQAQASENRIRVLSTRLSLTPNQAIRSLGLGENQNYQFVRSKLAEVDAQLLKLRATFTDNHPAVQKLVSERDGLQRKLQDYIAQSAAGTRVDTTVSTGTDGRATLIQQLVLAESEATGQQRQAEQLQREIAKLNAALKSLPASQAQLLELQRQVDVAEGVYKGLVAQVQQNNINAFDTYPNVQVLDPAKVDSKPSGPKRSITVLSGLMASLIGSIALVLFLESRNPLLSPKDLQSIKFPIVVRIPRLRNSGLSWQVGTETEVEFQRLASAISLQPLNDRRLLITSAIMGEGKTTVTLGLARALADLGFRVLLVDGDFRKAELSRRLGYGRERESADAVRLANEVQQPISVEPSLDLLPTLPKQGKIVELVRRGRFEQSLAVAESADNYDYVLVDSAPVSLTSETALMANVVPNVLFVVRPGTSYSNSVNESLDQLDQHRAKILGLVINGVEANSKAYPYRSNESLVNS comes from the coding sequence ATGGGTAAAGTAGCTGCAATTGCCACTAGGCACTGGAAATCTTTATTCATATTGAATTTGCTCGTGCTTGCAGCCACCGTTGGCAAGTTGGCAACTTCTCCTAAAGTTTGGACGGCTACGGCACAGCTTATTCTGCCTCAGAAAAGCGGCAATCTAGATGCCAATTTAGGAACGCTGGGTTCCCTTAGAAATGCCGACCCTGGTTTTTCTAGTGAAGTCAATCCTTTAAAAGTTCAGGCTTCTATCCTAACCAGTGATGCGCTGCTAGAACGGGTGTTAGACTCTGACCCTGAGAAAAGTAAGTTTTCCAGACTCGCGAACTACAAGCGGTTGTTCAAAGCATCTCCTCAGGAACAATCCACCATCGTCTCACTGGCTGTCAGTGGTTCAACGCCCGAATTGGCACGCCAGCGAACGAACACCTTACTCGAAGTGTATCAACAGCGTCTGAATGAATTGCGTCAAGCTGATAGTGCGTCTCGCAAGCAGTTTAGTCAGAAAGAACTGAATCAAGCTAGGGAAAGATTAAGTCAGGCGCACATAGCAGTAGCACGGTTCAAGCAGTCCACAGGTTTGGTCAACAGCGAAGCACAAACCCAAGGAATTGTGAGCGCCATCAATAATCTGACTACTGTGCAGGCGCAGGTACTGGCTCAAGCTCAGGCGAGTGAAAATCGAATCAGAGTCCTATCGACTCGCTTAAGTCTTACACCTAACCAGGCTATCCGATCGCTAGGATTGGGTGAGAACCAAAACTACCAGTTCGTTCGCAGCAAACTGGCGGAAGTAGACGCCCAATTGCTGAAGCTCAGAGCTACTTTCACCGATAACCATCCAGCCGTACAGAAACTGGTTTCCGAGCGCGACGGGTTGCAGCGTAAGCTTCAGGATTACATCGCTCAATCAGCCGCTGGCACGCGAGTAGACACCACAGTATCTACCGGGACTGATGGACGTGCCACTTTAATCCAGCAATTGGTGCTTGCCGAGAGTGAAGCCACAGGTCAGCAGCGACAGGCCGAGCAACTACAGAGAGAGATTGCCAAACTGAACGCTGCCTTAAAATCCCTTCCCGCTTCTCAGGCTCAACTGTTGGAACTGCAACGGCAGGTTGATGTCGCTGAGGGGGTTTACAAAGGCTTGGTAGCCCAAGTGCAGCAGAACAATATTAACGCCTTTGATACTTATCCGAACGTGCAGGTACTTGACCCTGCCAAGGTTGACTCCAAGCCTTCCGGCCCCAAGCGGTCAATCACTGTCCTCAGTGGCCTGATGGCTTCCCTTATCGGTAGCATTGCGTTGGTGCTGTTCCTAGAGAGCCGGAATCCGCTGTTGAGTCCCAAAGACTTGCAATCCATCAAATTTCCGATTGTGGTACGCATTCCCAGGCTCAGGAATTCTGGCCTAAGCTGGCAAGTGGGTACGGAAACAGAAGTTGAGTTTCAGCGACTGGCCTCAGCGATTAGCTTACAACCTCTTAATGATCGCCGCTTGTTGATTACTAGTGCGATTATGGGGGAAGGGAAGACAACGGTGACCCTAGGACTGGCTAGAGCCTTGGCAGATTTAGGCTTCCGCGTCCTGCTCGTGGACGGGGATTTCCGCAAAGCCGAACTGAGCCGACGCTTGGGTTATGGTCGGGAACGGGAATCGGCTGACGCCGTCCGCTTGGCCAACGAAGTCCAGCAGCCAATATCAGTAGAGCCGAGTCTAGATTTACTGCCAACCTTACCCAAACAAGGCAAGATTGTAGAACTGGTGAGGCGGGGAAGATTCGAGCAGAGTCTGGCTGTTGCTGAGTCTGCGGATAACTATGACTACGTCCTAGTTGACAGCGCTCCAGTTAGTCTGACCAGTGAAACCGCTTTGATGGCTAACGTCGTCCCCAACGTGTTATTTGTCGTCCGACCCGGTACGAGCTATAGTAACTCCGTGAATGAGAGCCTCGATCAACTGGATCAGCACCGTGCCAAAATCTTGGGTTTAGTCATTAATGGTGTGGAGGCCAACTCAAAAGCCTATCCGTATCGCTCTAATGAGTCTTTAGTGAATTCCTGA